The region CTTCAACAATGTGCTCTAGACGCTGGAAATTAATATCGGTTTTTTCACAAGCCCGCACCATGCCCTGCAACAGTTTAGATCGGTCAAAGGCTTGCCGTTCTCCGTCCTGTTTAATGACGGTAACAGGTAACAACTCCAGCCGTTCGTAGGTGGTGAAACGGTGTTTACATTCCAAACATTCCCGTCGCCGCCGGATACTTTGGCCACCTTCGCTGGAACGGGATTCAAGGACACGACTATTGTGGTGCTGACAGTGAGGACATTGCATAATGGCTACAAAAAATGAGCTTAGCCCAACCTAACGCATACAAGAATGTTGCGTCAAAGTCAAGCCAGCCCACGGTGAAGACAGAGGTAAAAACTGGGGTTTTAAGGGAGTATCCCGGCAAGAAACACCTGGGGAGAGACCCTTTGATAAGGCTATTTTTCGATGCGGGGGGGTTCCCGGAAGGCGATCGCAAAGAAAAGGACCGCAAGGGCCATGGTCAGCACCAGAATGTAAGCAACACTTTCCATAATCTAAAAAATTCCTAAAAGTTTATCCTTACACACTAATCTATACATTCCCCTGCCCCCTGACAACTAGACCAATTTAACCGGGAACTAAACACTGCGGTGGGGGCACTGCTTCTTTGCTAGTATGAGTTAACGATTAACAATTGATTAAGGATTTTAGACCCGTTCCCTATTGCCTTCCCTGTCTGGCGGGAATCCACCAATTCCCATAGTCTAGGATTTAGTTTTCGTCCCCGTTTTTCTCTACCCTGATCCAGGAAGATTGCCGCCATGTTTCCCTCCTCCAGTGAGTTGACTGAGTTGACCGATAGTCAGCCTTTGTCTGGCAACCATGCCGATAAACCAGAAGAAGCCTGTGGGGTATTTGGCATCTACGCACCCGAAGAAGCGGTGGCCAAATTGACCTATTTTGGACTTTATGCCCTCCAACATCGGGGGCAGGAGTCGGCGGGTATTGCCACTTTTGCTGGCACAACGGTTCATTGTCACAAGGATATGGGGCTGGTGTCCCAGGTTTTCCAAGAATCCAAACTCAATGAAATGGTAGGCAGTCTGGCGGTGGGCCACACCCGTTATTCCACCACGGGCTCCAGTCATCGGGTCAATGCTCAACCGGCGGTGCTCCCCACCCGTTTGGGCCCCCTGGCCCTGGCCCACAATGGCAATTTGGTTAACACTAATCAATTGCGGGAAGCTTTAGCAGAAAGGGGTTGTGAAGATTTTGTCACCACCACTGATTCAGAAATGATTGCAGTGGCGATCGCCAATGAGGTGGATAGGGGCAAAGACTGGGTGGAAGGCACCATTGCGGCCCTGACTCTTTGTGCCGGAGCCTATAGCTTAGTGGTCGGCACGCCGGAGGGAATTATTGGAGTTCGGGATCCCCATGGCATTCGCCCTCTAGTGATCGGCGTCTTAGAAGAAGAAATTCCCCGCTATGTATTGGCATCGGAAACCTGTGCCCTGGATATCATTGGTGCCACCTATGTCCGCACAGTGGAAGCTGGAGAATTGGTCTATATCACCGAATCTGGCTTAGTTTCCCATCGACTGGCCGAAAGCGCCGAGCGCAAACTCTGTGTGTTCGAGATGATTTATTTTTCTCGCCCGGATAGCGTGGTTAATGATGAAAGTCTTTACACCTACCGCATGCGCATTGGTAAACGTTTAGCCAAAGAATCCGCCGTCGATGCTGATCTGGTGATGGGGGTGCCCGATTCCGGCATTCCAGCGGCGATCGGTTTTTCCCAAGCTTCCGGTATTCCCTATGCCGAGGGTTTAATCAAAAATCGTTACGTGGGGCGCACCTTTATCCAACCCACCCAACATATGCGGGAACACGGCATCCGCATGAAACTCAATCCCCTCAAGGATGTATTGGCCGGCAAACGGGTCATTATTGTCGATGACTCCATTGTGCGAGGCACTACTAGCCGCAAAATTGTCCGAGCTTTACGGGAAGCCGGAGCCACGGAAGTACACATGCGGATTTCTTCTCCCCCAGTAACCCATCCTTGTTTCTACGGCATTGACACCGATAGTCAAGATCAGTTAATTGCGGCCCGACTAACAGTGGTAGAAATAGCTGAACAAATTGAGGTGGACTCCCTCGCTTATCTTTCCCAGGAAGGCATGCTGTTATGTACTGGGGAAGAAATCTCCCATTTTTGTTCCGCCTGTTTCAACGGACAGTACCCCATCACCGTACCTGATGTTGTCAAGCGCTCCAAACTAATGCTGGAAAATATTACGGCTTGAAAAATTAGTTTAAAGTCGAAAAGTCTAAACGGGTCATCGGTGATTTTTAGAGTGAGATGGCTGGTCGGGACTACGGTTGGCCAAAAACCAGGTTCTCCAGGCGGTGGAACTGCGGACAACAATCCACAACAGCAAGATCGCAATTAAGCCACCATTTTGGGGAGCTTTGAAAGCGAATAGCACCAGTCCCACTGAGAATAAATCCTCTAAAATCGTTACCCAAAAGGGCAGACCCCGCAGACGAAAAAACCAGCCGATCGCCACTAGCCTTATAACCAAAGCAAAGAGGGAACCGATCGCCCCCACCACCCAAAGGGGAGGAAAACGGAAATCCATTTCCAGTTCCGAAGTCAACAGCTTGGCCACGGTAATGGCCATCATTCCCCCCACCAGGGGAGTGAAAAATAATTGCACGATTTGTAAAACCCTCTGACCCAGCAATTTTTTTGAGCCAAACAATTCAAACAAGGACCAACTGGTTAAGACCGCTACCACCACTTGGGGATTGACTCTCCAGAGTAGGGGCACTTCCGACCACAGATCACCCTGGATCAGGCCAACCATCAACAACGGTAGAGCAATGCGCATCCCAGCCGCCGCCGCCGCTGACAAAATTGCAAGGATTCCAAGGAGAGTGCTCATTAAAGTTCAAACCGAGAGGGCAAAACCGACCATATCAGGGATAATGTTAAGAAAAGTTGCAGATTAAACGGGAAGGAGTTACCTCATGGGCGTTGCTGTTCAAGTCAAACAACTCCGAAAAAACTACGGTTCTATCCCTGCGGTAAAGGACATTTCCTTTGCGGTGCCTAGGGGAGAAATATTTGGTTTACTTGGTCCCAACGGTGCCGGTAAGACCACCACGATCCGCTGTCTATGTACCCTCGCCAAGCCAGACGGAGGGGAACTATGGATTGATGGCGTAAACGTATTAAGCGATCCCCGCCAGGCCCGTCGCCGTTTAGGTTATGTGGCCCAGGAAGTTGCCATAGATAAAATCTTAACAGGTCGAGAATTGTTGCAACTACAAGCCTCCCTCTACCATCTGGATGCTAGTGGAACTCAAAAACGCATCGACCAACTTTTAGATATTTTAGGCTTAACAGCCTATGCAGATCAGAAAACTGGCACTTATTCCGGCGGACTACGGAAACGTTTGGATTTAGCAGCAGGTTTACTCCATCAACCGGCCGTGTTGGTGCTGGATGAACCTTCAGTGGGGCTAGACATTGAAAGTCGCTTTATTCTCTGGGAATTTTTGCGGCAATTACGAGATGCGGGCACCACCGTGGTGATCACAAGCCATTACC is a window of Synechocystis sp. PCC 7338 DNA encoding:
- the nrdR gene encoding transcriptional regulator NrdR; this encodes MQCPHCQHHNSRVLESRSSEGGQSIRRRRECLECKHRFTTYERLELLPVTVIKQDGERQAFDRSKLLQGMVRACEKTDINFQRLEHIVEEIEANLQQQPKREIHSEAIGQMVLQYLRQESEVAYIRFASVYGRFQGIADFVDTLEQLQREQHPERQYLTMS
- a CDS encoding photosystem II reaction center protein T, yielding MESVAYILVLTMALAVLFFAIAFREPPRIEK
- the purF gene encoding amidophosphoribosyltransferase, translated to MFPSSSELTELTDSQPLSGNHADKPEEACGVFGIYAPEEAVAKLTYFGLYALQHRGQESAGIATFAGTTVHCHKDMGLVSQVFQESKLNEMVGSLAVGHTRYSTTGSSHRVNAQPAVLPTRLGPLALAHNGNLVNTNQLREALAERGCEDFVTTTDSEMIAVAIANEVDRGKDWVEGTIAALTLCAGAYSLVVGTPEGIIGVRDPHGIRPLVIGVLEEEIPRYVLASETCALDIIGATYVRTVEAGELVYITESGLVSHRLAESAERKLCVFEMIYFSRPDSVVNDESLYTYRMRIGKRLAKESAVDADLVMGVPDSGIPAAIGFSQASGIPYAEGLIKNRYVGRTFIQPTQHMREHGIRMKLNPLKDVLAGKRVIIVDDSIVRGTTSRKIVRALREAGATEVHMRISSPPVTHPCFYGIDTDSQDQLIAARLTVVEIAEQIEVDSLAYLSQEGMLLCTGEEISHFCSACFNGQYPITVPDVVKRSKLMLENITA
- a CDS encoding DUF4126 domain-containing protein, with protein sequence MSTLLGILAILSAAAAAGMRIALPLLMVGLIQGDLWSEVPLLWRVNPQVVVAVLTSWSLFELFGSKKLLGQRVLQIVQLFFTPLVGGMMAITVAKLLTSELEMDFRFPPLWVVGAIGSLFALVIRLVAIGWFFRLRGLPFWVTILEDLFSVGLVLFAFKAPQNGGLIAILLLWIVVRSSTAWRTWFLANRSPDQPSHSKNHR
- a CDS encoding ABC transporter ATP-binding protein; amino-acid sequence: MGVAVQVKQLRKNYGSIPAVKDISFAVPRGEIFGLLGPNGAGKTTTIRCLCTLAKPDGGELWIDGVNVLSDPRQARRRLGYVAQEVAIDKILTGRELLQLQASLYHLDASGTQKRIDQLLDILGLTAYADQKTGTYSGGLRKRLDLAAGLLHQPAVLVLDEPSVGLDIESRFILWEFLRQLRDAGTTVVITSHYLEEIDALADRLAIIDQGTVIATGTPTELKDRVGGDRVTLRIKEFTEDQEAEKASQILRSLAFVQEVIVNHAQGNSLNLVVTPQSNPLSQIEKALLADGLPIFSLAQSRPSLDDVYLAATGKTLMDAELAAAAQRDLKAEKKQAMKAN